The Zingiber officinale cultivar Zhangliang chromosome 10A, Zo_v1.1, whole genome shotgun sequence genome contains a region encoding:
- the LOC122027666 gene encoding bHLH transcription factor RHL1-like isoform X2 has translation MQPSSEEMEGMASSHPALQLELPNGSGGAGHDDFFEQMMSGFAPTAWPLGLGNRSILGPKSLEESPDGEGLNYAAPYDGSSLLASRLRMHHPGASPADSSMLLQIGEQMLLHPPEAASGGEPGGFLRLPLSLGNGSSGVSTSGVFGDRSRGDVDPPFESPNPIAEALYNDGFSTESLPRAAPAPLHQQVLQHPQNYGAATPTGQAPASGAAGGGTAPPKPRVRARRGQATDPHSIAERLRRERIAERMKALQELVPNGNKTDKASMLDEIIDYVKFLQLQVKVLSMSRLGGAAAVAPLVADRSSESGGVGRSGGAGTPGSNNESLTAAEHQVAKLLEEDMGSAMQYLQGKGLCLMPISLASAISSATCRPQLPPGLNLRHSAAGDAPPSPSMSVLTVQSSNVGSADPDGGKDGGYAP, from the exons ATGCAGCCTAGCAGCGAGGAGATGGAAGGGATGGCGTCGTCGCACCCCGCGCTCCAGCTGGAGCTCCCGAACGGCAGCGGCGGCGCCGGACATGATGATTTCTTCGAGCAGATGATGTCGGGCTTCGCTCCGACTGCCTGGCCGCTGGGGTTGGGGAACAGGTCGATTTTGGGGCCGAAGTCTCTGGAGGAGTCGCCAGACGGCGAGGGATTGAACTACGCGGCGCCGTATGATGGGTCGTCTCTCCTCGCCTCGCGGCTCCGGATGCACCACCCCGGCGCCTCGCCGGCGGACTCGTCGATGCTACTCCAGATCGGGGAGCAGATGCTGTTGCATCCGCCGGAAGCAGCCTCCGGGGGCGAGCCTGGGGGCTTCCTCCGGCTACCGCTCTCCCTCGGAAACGGCAGCTCTGGGGTTTCGACTTCTGGTGTCTTCGGGGACAGATCCCGAGGAGACGTCGATCCGCCGTTCGAATCGCCCAATCCCATC GCCGAGGCGTTGTACAACGATGGATTCAGTACCGAATCGCTTCCGCGGGCGGCGCCAGCGCCTCTCCATCAGCAGGTTCTCCAACATCCCCAG AACTACGGGGCTGCTACTCCTACGGGGCAGGCTCCTGCTTCGGGGGCCGCCGGAGGAGGTACTGCACCACCAAAGCCGAGGGTGAGGGCCAGAAGAGGGCAGGCGACGGATCCTCACAGCATCGCCGAAAGA CTTCGGAGAGAGAGAATCGCAGAGCGTATGAAAGCTCTGCAAGAATTGGTGCCCAACGGAAACAAG ACGGATAAGGCATCGATGCTGGACGAGATCATCGACTACGTTAAATTTCTGCAGCTTCAAGTCAAG GTCTTGAGCATGAGCAGGCTGGGCGGAGCAGCGGCCGTCGCCCCGCTCGTCGCCGACAGGTCTTCGGAG AGCGGCGGAGTCGGAAGATCAGGAGGAGCAGGGACGCCGGGAAGTAATAACGAGAGCCTGACGGCGGCGGAGCATCAGGTGGCGAAGTTGCTGGAGGAAGACATGGGCTCGGCGATGCAGTACCTGCAGGGGAAGGGCCTCTGCCTAATGCCCATCTCCCTCGCCTCCGCAATCTCCTCCGCTACCTGTCGTCCTCAACTTCCACCCGGTCTCAACCTCCGCCATTCGGCAGCCGGCGATGCGCCTCCGTCGCCGAGCATGTCGGTGCTGACAGTTCAGTCGTCCAATGTCGGCAGCGCCGACCCCGACGGGGGCAAGGACGGAGGTTACGCTCCTTGA
- the LOC122027666 gene encoding bHLH transcription factor RHL1-like isoform X1 codes for MQPSSEEMEGMASSHPALQLELPNGSGGAGHDDFFEQMMSGFAPTAWPLGLGNRSILGPKSLEESPDGEGLNYAAPYDGSSLLASRLRMHHPGASPADSSMLLQIGEQMLLHPPEAASGGEPGGFLRLPLSLGNGSSGVSTSGVFGDRSRGDVDPPFESPNPIEAEALYNDGFSTESLPRAAPAPLHQQVLQHPQNYGAATPTGQAPASGAAGGGTAPPKPRVRARRGQATDPHSIAERLRRERIAERMKALQELVPNGNKTDKASMLDEIIDYVKFLQLQVKVLSMSRLGGAAAVAPLVADRSSESGGVGRSGGAGTPGSNNESLTAAEHQVAKLLEEDMGSAMQYLQGKGLCLMPISLASAISSATCRPQLPPGLNLRHSAAGDAPPSPSMSVLTVQSSNVGSADPDGGKDGGYAP; via the exons ATGCAGCCTAGCAGCGAGGAGATGGAAGGGATGGCGTCGTCGCACCCCGCGCTCCAGCTGGAGCTCCCGAACGGCAGCGGCGGCGCCGGACATGATGATTTCTTCGAGCAGATGATGTCGGGCTTCGCTCCGACTGCCTGGCCGCTGGGGTTGGGGAACAGGTCGATTTTGGGGCCGAAGTCTCTGGAGGAGTCGCCAGACGGCGAGGGATTGAACTACGCGGCGCCGTATGATGGGTCGTCTCTCCTCGCCTCGCGGCTCCGGATGCACCACCCCGGCGCCTCGCCGGCGGACTCGTCGATGCTACTCCAGATCGGGGAGCAGATGCTGTTGCATCCGCCGGAAGCAGCCTCCGGGGGCGAGCCTGGGGGCTTCCTCCGGCTACCGCTCTCCCTCGGAAACGGCAGCTCTGGGGTTTCGACTTCTGGTGTCTTCGGGGACAGATCCCGAGGAGACGTCGATCCGCCGTTCGAATCGCCCAATCCCATC GAGGCCGAGGCGTTGTACAACGATGGATTCAGTACCGAATCGCTTCCGCGGGCGGCGCCAGCGCCTCTCCATCAGCAGGTTCTCCAACATCCCCAG AACTACGGGGCTGCTACTCCTACGGGGCAGGCTCCTGCTTCGGGGGCCGCCGGAGGAGGTACTGCACCACCAAAGCCGAGGGTGAGGGCCAGAAGAGGGCAGGCGACGGATCCTCACAGCATCGCCGAAAGA CTTCGGAGAGAGAGAATCGCAGAGCGTATGAAAGCTCTGCAAGAATTGGTGCCCAACGGAAACAAG ACGGATAAGGCATCGATGCTGGACGAGATCATCGACTACGTTAAATTTCTGCAGCTTCAAGTCAAG GTCTTGAGCATGAGCAGGCTGGGCGGAGCAGCGGCCGTCGCCCCGCTCGTCGCCGACAGGTCTTCGGAG AGCGGCGGAGTCGGAAGATCAGGAGGAGCAGGGACGCCGGGAAGTAATAACGAGAGCCTGACGGCGGCGGAGCATCAGGTGGCGAAGTTGCTGGAGGAAGACATGGGCTCGGCGATGCAGTACCTGCAGGGGAAGGGCCTCTGCCTAATGCCCATCTCCCTCGCCTCCGCAATCTCCTCCGCTACCTGTCGTCCTCAACTTCCACCCGGTCTCAACCTCCGCCATTCGGCAGCCGGCGATGCGCCTCCGTCGCCGAGCATGTCGGTGCTGACAGTTCAGTCGTCCAATGTCGGCAGCGCCGACCCCGACGGGGGCAAGGACGGAGGTTACGCTCCTTGA